One Triplophysa dalaica isolate WHDGS20190420 chromosome 1, ASM1584641v1, whole genome shotgun sequence DNA segment encodes these proteins:
- the tada2b gene encoding transcriptional adapter 2-beta, with protein MADLGKKYCVNCLADVTNLRIRCAECQDIELCPECFSAGAEIGNHRRWHSYQQVDGGRFSLWGPEAEGGWTSREEQSLLDAIEQYGFGNWEDMAAHVGASRTPQEVMDHYVSMYIHGNLGKACIPDSIPNRVTDHTCPSGGPLSPSLTTPLPPLDISVAEQQQLGYMPLRDDYEIEYDQEAEKLISGLSVNYDDEDIEIEMKRAHVDMYVRKLRERQRRKNIARDYSLVPAFLGRDKKEKERERPGGAGGVGGAGGVIGLGGGATIIPTGSLSSCATATPKRKITKEEKEQRTKLRALCQFMPHREFEEFFDNMHKERMLRAKVRELQRYRRNGITRLDESVEYEAARHKREKRKENKSVTGSKRGSSVGGGATGLGAGVGAGGGVGGGGGVGAIKEEGKDSEFSSIENLPGFELLSDREKVLCNSMNLTPTRYVTVKTIIIKDHLQKRQGIPSKSRLPSYLDKVLKKRILNFLSESGWISREAS; from the exons ATGGCCGACCTGGGGAAGAAGTACTGCGTGAACTGCCTGGCAGATGTTACAAATTTGCGGATTCGCTGTGCCGAATGTCAAGATATTGAACTTTGTCCGGAGTGCTTCTCCGCGGGTGCCGAAATTGGCAACCACAGACGATGGCACAGCTATCAGCAAGTTGACGGAGGGCGCTTCTCGCTCTGGGGTCCCGAGGCTGAGGGAGGATGGACCAGCAGGGAAGAGCAGTCGCTGCTCGATGCCATCGAGCAATATGGATTTGGAAACTGG GAGGATATGGCTGCTCATGTCGGTGCATCTCGCACCCCTCAGGAGGTCATGGATCATTACGTTAGCATGTACATCCACGGCAATCTTGGCAAAGCCTGTATCCCAGACAGCATCCCAAACCGTGTGACAGACCACACTTGCCCAAGTGGAGGTCCTCTGTCCCCAAGTTTGACCACACCGTTGCCCCCTCTAGACATATCTGTGGCCGAGCAGCAGCAGCTTGGATACATGCCGCTTCGTGATGACTATGAGATTGAATACGACCAGGAGGCGGAGAAACTCATCAGTGGGCTGTCTGTCAACTATGACGATGAAGATATAGAGATTGAGATGAAGCGAGCACATGTTGACATGTATGTGCGGAAGCTGCGTGAACGCCAGCGACGTAAAAACATTGCTCGTGACTACAGTTTAGTACCAGCGTTTCTGGGCAGGGACAAGAAAGAAAAGGAGCGTGAGCGGCCTGGTGGTGCAGGTGGGGTTGGAGGGGCTGGTGGAGTTATTGGATTGGGAGGAGGTGCCACAATCATTCCAACAGGGTCATTGAGCTCCTGTGCAACAGCAACTCCTAAACGTAAAATCACAAAGGAAGAGAAGGAGCAGCGGACTAAACTACGTGCCCTCTGCCAATTCATGCCCCATCGTGAGTTTGAAGAGTTTTTCGATAACATGCACAAGGAGCGCATGCTGCGAGCGAAAGTTCGGGAGCTTCAGCGCTACAGGCGGAACGGCATTACGAGACTCGATGAGTCGGTTGAGTATGAGGCGGCACGCCACAAACGAGAAAAacggaaagaaaacaaaagtgtaACTGGCTCAAAGAGAGGTAGCAGTGTTGGAGGAGGAGCCACAGGGCTTGGAGCAGGGGTCGGAGCTGGAGGCGGAGTTGGTGGAGGTGGAGGAGTCGGTGCCATTAAAGAGGAGGGGAAGGACAGTGAGTTTTCTTCAATCGAAAACTTGCCTGGCTTTGAACTACTGTCAGATCGGGAGAAGGTACTGTGCAATTCAATGAACCTTACTCCCACACGCTATGTGACTGTCAAGACTATCATCATCAAAGACCACCTACAGAAGAGGCAGGGGATACCCTCAAAAAGCCGCCTACCCAGCTACTTGGACAAGGTGTTGAAAAAACGGATTCTTAATTTCCTGTCAGAGAGCGGCTGGATATCCCGAGAAGCCTCCTAA